CTGGATAAGCAAGAGActgactagaaaaaaaatgaggaaaaatccTAAAGTCCAGGCTGCATTCCAGACCATTAAAGTCTTAATCTGTGGCTGGTACCTTGGCATTGATATTTTATGAAGTTCTCCAGGGTGATTCCAGTGCCTAGCTAGGGTTGAGAACCAGTGTGAAGTCTTCCGGATACCTCGGTTTCATCCCTAGAGTATATGaatcagtaggtctggggtgcgGCTCAATACTGAGTGTCTCCCACCTGCTATACTTCATGCTGGGGATAGAgatcagcatttctttttttttttctttttgttatttagtttttatttcataatcataaactTAACACAACTCTGCAATCCAGCTAGGCATGGAAGGGAACAAGGAAAACATGGAACCCAAAGGGAACTGTAGCAAGAGCACAGACTCTAGGATACTGTGAGCAAATGGGGTGAAGGGGTGCTCTCCTGAGCTACAGAAGGAATGGTCTGGTGGTTAAGATAAAACACAAGTCAAACTTTTTAAAGTTGTCCATAGTCAGCAATGGTGATCTTCTTGCTGGTCTTGCCATACCTGGACACAAAGTGCACCATGACCTCCACAATATTCATGCCTTCTTTCACCTTGCCAAAGACCACATGCTTGCCATCCAACCACTCAATCTTGACAGTGCAGATGAAAAACTGGGAACTGTTTGTGTTGGGTCCAGCATTTGCCATGGACAAGATGCCGGGACCTGTATGCTTTAGGATGAAGTTCTCATCATCAAATTTCTCCCTGTAGATGGACTTGCCACCAGTGCCATTATGGTATGTGAAGTTGTCACCCTGACACATAAACCCTGGAATAATTCTGAGAAAGCAGGAACCCTTATAACCAAGTCCTTTCTCTTCAGTGCTCAGAGCACAAAAGTTTTTTGCTGTCTTTGGAACCTCGTCTGCAAACAGCTTGAAGGAGACGCGGCCCAAGGGCTTGCTGTCGATGGCAATGTCAAAGAACATGGTGGGGTTGACCATGGCTGATAATACAAGGCTCCAGGCAGCAGCGGTGTCTGCAAAGCCAataatgtgcatttctaacaaatttggaggtgatgctgatgctgctggtgtgGGGAACCTcactttgagaactactgttCAAAAAACCAGGACTAAGGAAAAGAGCCCAGATGAGCCA
The genomic region above belongs to Saimiri boliviensis isolate mSaiBol1 chromosome 8, mSaiBol1.pri, whole genome shotgun sequence and contains:
- the LOC101048319 gene encoding peptidyl-prolyl cis-trans isomerase A-like gives rise to the protein MVNPTMFFDIAIDSKPLGRVSFKLFADEVPKTAKNFCALSTEEKGLGYKGSCFLRIIPGFMCQGDNFTYHNGTGGKSIYREKFDDENFILKHTGPGILSMANAGPNTNSSQFFICTVKIEWLDGKHVVFGKVKEGMNIVEVMVHFVSRYGKTSKKITIADYGQL